The genomic segment GTCGGTGCCACCTATGGCTTCTGTGCTATCACCGTTGGCTTGCTCATTTCCCGAGGCTTCCCTGTACTTCCCGGTATCTTCATCGGACTGCTACTTGCTGTTGGAATCGGCTTGGTCAATGCATTCCTCGTCATCCGCTATAACCTCCCGCCATTATTGGCTACGTTGGGTACACAAAGCGTCATTCGCGGAGCACTGTGGCTCATCTCCGGTGGACACAGCGTTGTCGGATTGCCCGATTCCTTCAGTCGGCTTGGGCAAAACAAGTTATTGGGTCTGCAATGGCCAATCTATATTATGCTGATCACTGTAGTCGTGTTCGACTTTCTGCTGCGACGCAGCACATTCCTGCGACAACTGTACTACATTGGGATCAACAAAAACTCCGCAAGATCAGCAGGCATTCCCGTCACGCGGGTCATTAGCATAATTTATGTCATTACTGCGGTATTGGCAGCCATCGCGGGCATCTTGGATGGTGCTCGGGTAGGAGCAGTGTATGTCATGTCCGGCACGGGTTTGGAATTTCAAGTGATTACCGCCGCCGTGATCGGTGGCACTCCGCTCACCGGGGGCAAGGGTACCATACTGGGCTCGCTGCTAGGGGTGATCATCATGGCAATGCTCACCAATATTTTGAATCTAGTTGGTGTAAACATGTACTGGCAAAACGTCATGGTAGGTCTTATCCTGGTCGCAGTGGTGGCATTGGATCGCATCGTCACGCCCAAGGAGATACGGTAGGATATGGACAACACAGGGAAGACAACGATTCAGCGACTCTTTGCTTGGTTAAACGCTAGGTCCAAAAGACTATCCCCACTGCTTGGTACCCAGGTAGGTGTCCTAGCGTTGCTTGACTTGGCAATCGCTCTTGCCATTGGCACGATGAGTCCTATCTTCTTCACCGGTGCTAATATAATTGCAATGGGCGTGGCCATGGCTGGCAATGTCCTTGCCTCCATGGGTTCGACGGTGGTTCTATTGTCAGGCTGTTTCGATTTGTCGGTCGGTTCCAGTTATGGGCTGGCTGGCACCATCGCGGCAACAGCTCTCCTGCGCGGCGTGCCACTGTGGCCAGCGCTTTTCCTGGGCCTGTGCACAGGTATGTTGATGGGACTGATCAACGGCCTGATTGTCACCAAATTGGAAATCAACCCCTTTATCGCCACTATCGGCACGATGACGGTAGGGCGTGGGTTGATCAATATCCTCACACGGGGCTACAGCATCTCGGGGCTGCCACCAGAATTCATGCGTCTGGTCCATGCCAAAATCTTGGGATTGCCGCCGTCTTTCGTCTTCATGTTGGCAGTTTTTGTATTGACCGACCTTGCTTTGCGCTACTGGCGTCCGATGCGCCAGGTCTACTACGTGGGTGGCAACCCCTCCTATGCCAGACTTGTGGGCATTCACGTGACCCGTGTACGCATTCTGGCCTTTGTCTTCTCCGGTGCAATGGCGGCTCTGGGCGGCCTGTTGTTCACCGCGCGCACAGGCGCTGCCTCGCAGCAAGCAGGCATTGGACTGGAAATGATGGCTCTGGTTGCGCCATTCCTGGGTGGCGTGGGATTTGGTGGAGAAGGATCGGCATTGGGTGCTTTCTTAGGTGCTCTGCTCATCGGCCTTATCACCAATGCCATTCAACTGCTAGGCATTGCTGTTCTTTGGCAGAACGTGATTATCGGCACTTTCCTCATCATCGCCGCTTTAATCGGAATGATCAGGGTTCAACAAGCGTCGAAATTCGTGCGCCGCGAAAGGAGGAAGAAAGAGAGCGAAGTCTGATAACGCGTTGACAGAAGCAAAAGGCGCTCGCCGTGGTGCTTTTTGCAAAGACCTTCACGGCTCATATCAACTCAAGGAGGAAAATAAAATGTCGAAAAACAAGCTGTTCCTGCTGTTACTGCTGTCCACAGCTATGCTCATCACCAGTTGCGCAAAAGCTACGCCTGCCCCAACCACAGGTGGCCAAAGCACAGCACCAGAAAAAGTCGAAGAGTATGTAGTCGTCGCGCTCAACTGGCAGCACCCTTACTGGATTGACATCAAGACCGGCGGCACCTATTTCGAACAGGCCATGGAAGGCAAGGTCAAGGTCACCTTTGCCGGCCCAGAGGGCATTGACTTCCCCGGCCAGGTAGATGCGATCCTGCAACAAATTCCCAAAAAGCCAGCGGGTATGTTGGTGGCTGCCTTCGATGCCGGTGTAGTTCCTGCCATCAACCAGGCTATCGAAGCAGGCATACCGGTGGGCACCTTCGAAGCCGATTATCCCCAGGGCAACAAACGCTGGTTCTTCGTCGGTGTCAACCCCTACAAAGCTGGCTGGGCCATGGGTCCCGAATTGATCAAATATGCCGGCGAGTCGGGCAAACTGATTATCTCGACGAACATTGGTGCGTCCAACTCGGAGGAAAAGATCCGTGGCTTCAAAGACTTTCTGAAGGACTACCCAGGCTGGCAAATCGTTGCTACGGTGGATGACAAGACCCTTGTGCGCGAAGGTGCTGATGCCCTCAAGCCCGTGCTGCAAGCCAACCCCGATGTAACAGCGATCATCGGTGTCAATGCTGGCTCGGGCGGTGCAGCTGCCACCGCGGTGAAGGAACTGGGCCTGACCGGCAAGGTCAAGATCGTCTGCCAAGACCGCGATGACATTACGCTCAAATTCATCCAAGAAGGTGTCATCAACTCAACCATCGTCACCCGCACTGCGCTCAACACCTACATGGGCTTGTTGCTGCTATACCAGTACAATCACTACGACGTACCCATTACCGCAGACAACAAGAAGAACAACATCATCTGGCTGCCCAGCGAGGTAGACGTTGGCACAGTGGTGGTGGACAAGAACAACGCCGCAGCTTTCTTCCACTAGACCTATCCCAAGGAGCCAGGTTTCACCAAGAAACCTGGCTCCTATATCTTTCCCACTGTTGCGTCCAGCCTTTGTAAGTACAGGAGGTGTAAATTGTCGAGCCAATACGTGTTGGGCATAGATGTGGGCACCTCAAGTGCTAAGGTGGGGCTGATAGCGCCCGATGGCACGATCTTGCGTCTAGCATCGCAACCGTATCCCATATCCACTCCGCATCCTGGTTGGGCTGAACAAAGCGCAGAAGACTGGTGGAAAGCCATGTACTATGCCGTGCGCGAAGTGATCAGCGATGTAAATCCTGCTTCTGTTGCTGCTATCGGCATGTCCAATGCAGGGGGCTCTATGGCACTCCTCGACCAGGAAGGCAAAGAGGTACGTCCAGCAATCGTCTGGATGGATGCACGTGCTGGACGCCAGGCAGAACA from the Chloroflexota bacterium genome contains:
- a CDS encoding ABC transporter permease, whose amino-acid sequence is MDNTGKTTIQRLFAWLNARSKRLSPLLGTQVGVLALLDLAIALAIGTMSPIFFTGANIIAMGVAMAGNVLASMGSTVVLLSGCFDLSVGSSYGLAGTIAATALLRGVPLWPALFLGLCTGMLMGLINGLIVTKLEINPFIATIGTMTVGRGLINILTRGYSISGLPPEFMRLVHAKILGLPPSFVFMLAVFVLTDLALRYWRPMRQVYYVGGNPSYARLVGIHVTRVRILAFVFSGAMAALGGLLFTARTGAASQQAGIGLEMMALVAPFLGGVGFGGEGSALGAFLGALLIGLITNAIQLLGIAVLWQNVIIGTFLIIAALIGMIRVQQASKFVRRERRKKESEV
- a CDS encoding substrate-binding domain-containing protein, translated to MSKNKLFLLLLLSTAMLITSCAKATPAPTTGGQSTAPEKVEEYVVVALNWQHPYWIDIKTGGTYFEQAMEGKVKVTFAGPEGIDFPGQVDAILQQIPKKPAGMLVAAFDAGVVPAINQAIEAGIPVGTFEADYPQGNKRWFFVGVNPYKAGWAMGPELIKYAGESGKLIISTNIGASNSEEKIRGFKDFLKDYPGWQIVATVDDKTLVREGADALKPVLQANPDVTAIIGVNAGSGGAAATAVKELGLTGKVKIVCQDRDDITLKFIQEGVINSTIVTRTALNTYMGLLLLYQYNHYDVPITADNKKNNIIWLPSEVDVGTVVVDKNNAAAFFH
- a CDS encoding ABC transporter permease gives rise to the protein MTRSASTQERNLRSPYLILVERRDITLLITIALMVLAFTRITPHFWTAMNLGTLGLATAFNGIVAIGITLLMISGYNDLAVGATYGFCAITVGLLISRGFPVLPGIFIGLLLAVGIGLVNAFLVIRYNLPPLLATLGTQSVIRGALWLISGGHSVVGLPDSFSRLGQNKLLGLQWPIYIMLITVVVFDFLLRRSTFLRQLYYIGINKNSARSAGIPVTRVISIIYVITAVLAAIAGILDGARVGAVYVMSGTGLEFQVITAAVIGGTPLTGGKGTILGSLLGVIIMAMLTNILNLVGVNMYWQNVMVGLILVAVVALDRIVTPKEIR